The Dehalobacter sp. DCM sequence CGCCGCACCGCATCTCCGACCTTGCGTTTTATTTCATCGTTTGCCGATTATTTCGTCTTAGTTCTGTTACTCGGCATTGTCGGCAGCGGGATGTATATGCGGCTGTTTCATGAAATCACGTATGAGGCTGTGCAAAGTTACCTGCTCGGGCTCATCACCTTCCACCCGGTTCCATTACCGGATAATACGGCGTTTGTCTTTCATTTCACTGTTGTCCAGCTGCTTTTGCTTTATTTTCCATATTCCAAGCTTGTCCATTCCTGTGGGATTTTCTTTAGCCGCTGGTTGATTGTCAGACCGCACGAAAGACAGGTGACGTTGAAATGAGTGAGAAGGTAAGGATTCCGTACGAAACAAAAGAAAAAGACCTGAAGGATATGTTTTTGTATCCGGTAGCAGTGGAAGATCAGCCAAGGGCTGCGATCACGCTGCTTGGCGAAATGCTCAAATATAAAAGGTCGTTAAAATTGTACCTGGATGTTTGTACGCACTGTGGGGCGTGCGTGGAACAATGCCATTCTTATCTCGGGACTAAGGACCCCTACAACATGCCCGTCGCCCGTGTAGATTTGGTCCGCAGCATCTATAAGAAAGTATTTGGTCCGGGTCCATCCTTCTTAAGGGACTGGGACGGGGCGAAAGCAATAAGTCAGGAAACCATTGACCTCTGGTACACGTACTTTCATCAATGTAACCAATGCCGTCGCTGTGCAATGTTCTGCCCCAAAGGTATTGATACCGCAGAGGTGACGATAGCCATACGTGAGATTCTGGCTCATCTGGGCCTCGTCAGCAGGTTCCATGCCGGAATTGTCAAGAATATGAATAAAACGGGCAATAATATGGGCACACCGCATCCTGCCATTATGGATGGGATTGAGTTTTTGGAAGAAGAACTGAAAGAAGAAACCGGATTAGATATCCCGATTCCCATGGATCAAGAAGGTGCTGAAGTTCTCTTTAACCCCTCGTCATCCGACCTCTTTAACAATACTGACGGTTTGATGGCCGTTGCGAAAATATTCTATAAGGCGGGGGTATCCTGGACACTAAGCTCACAGATAACTGAAACAGCCAATTTCGGGTTATTCTTCCACGAACCGACATTGCGAGAGCACAGCCGTCGTTTGGTTATGGCGGGGAAAGAACTTGGTGTCAAAAGACTGGTTGCCGGTGAATGCGGTCACGGTTGGAGGACCTGGCGCATGTTCACCCAGACCCTCAATGGGCCGCTGCCCTTTCCGGTTCTGCATTTATTTGAAGAGGTTCTGGGTTATTATCGTGCTGGCAGGATCCAATTCGATAAAACAAAGAATCCGGAAGTCGTAACCTATCATGACCCGTGCAACTATGCGCGTGCCGGGGATCTGATCCAACAGCCGAGAGAACTTTTAGCTGCATGTGTTCAAAATTTCAAGGAGATGACCCCAACGGCCCAATACAGTTTTTGCTGCGGCGGCGGTTCAGGAATCCTGATGGATGAGGCGAAAGATATTCGGATGGCCTTAGGACAACCCAAAGCGGAGTGTGTCCGAAGTACCGGAGCGGAAATTCTCTGTGCACCCTGCGCGATTTGTAAAGCGCAGCTTCCCGACGTGATGAAACATCACAAGGTGGATGTCAAAGTCAAAGGTTTAAGTGATCTTTTAGGACGGGCGCTTATATTGTAGCTTCTTTATCTAGCGCTGAATAATACAATTAAATGATTTATGGAGGTAAAACATTATGGCAGAGTTAAATGTTAATGGCGTCGTTATTGCATTGGACGAAGACGGTTTTATGGAAGATGGCGATTTGTGGAATCCTGATGTAGCCCTTGCTCTGGCTCACACGGAAGAGGTTGAAGAGCTTACTGATGAACATTGGGTAATTATTAATTACTTGCGCGATTACTATCAAAAGTTTGGTGTCGCGCCAATGATCCGTAAAATTACCAAAGAGACAAAAATTGATCTGAAAAGAATATATGAGCTTTACCCAAGCGGTCCTGCTAAAGGTGCTTGTAAAGTTGCGGGACTGATGAAGCCGACTGGTTGCGTATAAACAATGAACGCCCAACATACAAAAATGGTTAATCGTCTTGTAATAGCTGCACCCCAAGGGCGGACCGGCAAAACGACAATAACCTTGGGACTTCTGCGTGCATTTCGCCGCAGGGGTCTCAAGGTTCAGCCATTTAAAAAAGGACCGGATTACATTGACCCCAGCTGGTTGTCAGCTGCCGCAGGTATGGCCTGCCGTAATCTGGACGCTTATTTTATGGAGCCGGAAACAATCTGTAAGTCAGTTTTTATGGCAAAGGATAATTGTAATTTAGCCATTATTGAAGGCGCGATGGGCTTGTATGACGGCCTTGACCTTGCCGGCAGCAGTTCTACTGCCGAGATCGCCAAAATAACCCGAACACCGGTTGTCTTAGTACTTGACGCTTCACGCATGACACGCAGTGCCGCGGCCATTGTCTTGGGGTGTCAGCATTTTGACCCTCAGGTAAATATTTGCGGCGTTATTTTAAATAAAGTTAGCAGGCTCCGCCATGAAACAATCTTAAGGGAAGCGATTGAAACTTTTTGCCATGTCCCTGTCTTAGGGGCAATCCCCAAAGATACAGGTTTAAATATTCCGGATAGACACCTTGGACTTATTACTCAGGGGGAGAGTAATGAAAGCGACCGGTTGTTGGATTACTTTGCAGATATTATCAGCATGAATGTTGACTTGGATAGTGTGTACCAAATAGCAGCTTCCCAACCTGG is a genomic window containing:
- a CDS encoding (Fe-S)-binding protein, producing MSEKVRIPYETKEKDLKDMFLYPVAVEDQPRAAITLLGEMLKYKRSLKLYLDVCTHCGACVEQCHSYLGTKDPYNMPVARVDLVRSIYKKVFGPGPSFLRDWDGAKAISQETIDLWYTYFHQCNQCRRCAMFCPKGIDTAEVTIAIREILAHLGLVSRFHAGIVKNMNKTGNNMGTPHPAIMDGIEFLEEELKEETGLDIPIPMDQEGAEVLFNPSSSDLFNNTDGLMAVAKIFYKAGVSWTLSSQITETANFGLFFHEPTLREHSRRLVMAGKELGVKRLVAGECGHGWRTWRMFTQTLNGPLPFPVLHLFEEVLGYYRAGRIQFDKTKNPEVVTYHDPCNYARAGDLIQQPRELLAACVQNFKEMTPTAQYSFCCGGGSGILMDEAKDIRMALGQPKAECVRSTGAEILCAPCAICKAQLPDVMKHHKVDVKVKGLSDLLGRALIL
- a CDS encoding TusE/DsrC/DsvC family sulfur relay protein, with translation MAELNVNGVVIALDEDGFMEDGDLWNPDVALALAHTEEVEELTDEHWVIINYLRDYYQKFGVAPMIRKITKETKIDLKRIYELYPSGPAKGACKVAGLMKPTGCV